The region CACAGCGACCATGGCATGCTTACCTCCGGCGCTGTTGCATCATGTTCCGCGCCCTTAGCACTCTGTATTATGGAGCTTCGGATCACGGTTGCCACTGAAGCGACCGAGTACGACGAGAATTTGTGCAGAACGGGGCAAAATTAAGACTTTTCCCATTTTTTTCTTTATCTCTGGCCGACATGAATTGACGTGCCGGCACGCTGGCAGTCCTTGATCAAATTCGCGACAATGCGCGGATCACCCAGATAGTAGCTATCGACTGCGCTGGTCACGGCGTACGAATTACTAGTCTCATGGGTTAGATAGTCGTAACGGCCAGGCGAATCCAAAACCAACGACAGCACGCCGTGGCGGTTGACTCGGAGGCGAGCAAAACTATTCCCCCGCTGGCGGCCACGCGCCATGAGATACGGAATTTCCGCGCAGGCCGTGCCAAGTAAGCGATCGAATTCCTTGATACGCTCGTACTGGGGATTAGGTTCGATTTGATTACGGTAGTAGACGTTCCAAGGCATCAATCCGTCGATCGGTCGGTATGTATGGAACTCCGCTTTTGACGAAACGATGGAGCCATTGGGAAAGTAGACTGCTACTTGGTTCTTCAGCAGCACGCGATCGCCCAGGATGTCTCCCGATCGCAACAGGCGCTCGATGCGAGGTTCTAGAATCCGCCCAACGGAATCGTCGAACCGCAACAATTTCGAGTGGTCGATCGAAATTTCAACGAACTCCTCGAAAGGCAGGATCGGCTGATCACTCGTCTGGGCAGGAGTGGTAATGCTGAGAAGGGCAAGGACGAACACGCCGTCGAGTGCCCGTCGGGCTCTCATTTGCTCCCCTCCATTGCCTCGCTCAATTGTGTTTCAGCAGACACGTCAACTCCGCCAGCGTACAGCAAGGGTGACAGAATAGCCGAGATTTGCGTTCCGTCCACGTGCCAGGGCTAGGATTTGGCGCCTGTTTACGCATCGTCCGAAACAGAAAGGGCCCAGAAAAGCATGGTCCTCGCGCCTTTCGACCCCATAAGGACCGATCGCGCTGTTGTCGCCTATTCCACGACGGTAACCACCACCTAGCGATCGCGCTGCTCACGCCGCCGATTTCTCTGGTACATACGTTACAAACATAATCTAAAGCTTTCGATCTGAACAAGCGTAGAGGCTCCCAGATTGAGCAAATCCGCTCAAGATCAAAGATTTACCTAATTCATGTCACAGTGTGACCAATTGGTAACTATTTAGTAGGGTCTTAAGTTTGTCCGGTCGGGTCTGAGTTGGTGTCAACAGGAACCGGGCGACACACGGTACCATGTAGTGTAGGTCGTCATAGACGGTATCGGCGCACAGGATTGGCTACTCGGAATGGGGCTTGCGAGGTGACGGGTCGAAGATACATGGCGGTGGCGCTTGTCGCTTTGTCCATATGCGCCACAGGTGACGGGCAGCTGGTCGCCAACGACTATCTTCCCGATTTGATATCCGAGGTCGACGAAGCACGCATCGGTGCGGAGCAGCACGACCAGATCCTGGCCGAGTTCGGTGGCGCCTATGACGATCCCAAGATTGCTGCCTATGTCGACAGTATCGGTCAATTTCTCGCCCTGACCTCAGAGCGACCCAACGTTAAGTTCACCTTCACAGTCCTCAACAGCCCGATCGTCAACGCTTTCGCTTTGCCTGGCGGCTATATCTATGTCAGTCGCGGCTTGCTGGCCCTGGCGGGCGACGAGGCTGAATTGGCTGGAGTGATCGCGCACGAGATCGGCCATGTAGCAGCGCGCCACGGGGCGCAACGCATGTCTAGTGGGATCATGGCCCAGCTCGGTTTGGGCCTGCTAAGCATACTGACCGACAGCCCGGAGCTTTCCGGTATCGCGCAGCTTGGCGCCATGGCGGCGATTCAGGGCTACTCACGCGACCAGGAGTTCGAGGCCGATATGCTGGGCGTGCACTATCTCGAGCGCGCTGGATTCGATACCGAAGCCATGGCCTCGTTCTTAGCCAAGATGCGCGCCCACAGCGAAGTCGAAGGGCGTATTGCCGGGCACAGCGGCAGTGGCGATCAGTTCGACATATTTGCCACCCACCCGCGTACGGCGGAGCGGGTCCGCCGCGCCGTTCAGGCAGCCAACGTCAGCCGTGTGGCACAACCGATCGTCGGGCGCGAGATCTATCTCAACAAGATCAATGGCATGTTGTTCGGCGACGACCCGGGCCAGGGCGTGGTGCGTGGTCGCCAGTTTTTGCACCCAGATCTCGGTTTCCGCTTCGAGGCGCCACCGGATTTTTCTCTCCTCAATGGTCAAACCCAAGTATTAGGGCGCGGGCCCGACGGTGCGATACTCGTCTTTGATGCCGATTCACGCCCTGACGGGCGCCCGATGACTGGTTACCTACAGGATATCTGGGCAGAGGGAACGCCGGTGCGCGAGCTGCAGCGCTTCTATGTGGACAACCGCGAGGCAGCGACCGCGATGGTACGGCTCGATCTCAATGGCCAGCCTGCCGATGCGCGCTTGATCGCTATTGGCTTCGACTCGACGGTGATCTACCGCTTCGTCTTCCTGACGCCAACCACCGTGACCGCGCACTTCTATCCTTTATTCCGCGAGACCGTCTACAGTTTCCGCGGCTTGAGCGCGTCAGAAGCCGACGCCATCCGACCACACCGCTTGGTGTTGCACTGGGTGCGAGGCGGAGAGACCTCGGCGCAGATCGCGTCGCGCATGCCCAGCGACCGTTATGCGCTGGCTCGCTTCCTGGTGCTCAATGGACTTTACCCGAACCAAGCACTGGGCCAGGGCTGGATGCTCAAGACCGTGGTCGAATAGCGCCGTCCCATGCGCATCGCGGTTGGCGGATTTCTGCACGAAACCAACACTTTCGCTCCTAACAAAGCGAGCTTCGCCGATTTCGAAGCGGCCGATGGCTGGCCCGCCCTGACGCAAGGTGAGGCGTTGCCGAAAGCCGTTGCCGGGATGAACCTGGCGGTAGCCGGATTCCTCGAAACTGCCTATGCCGCCGGAGACAGCTTGGCGCCGTTGCTTTGGTGCGCCGCTGTGCCCTCCGCCCAGGTCAAGAAAGACGCCTTCGAGCGCATCACCGCCATGCTCCTGGCAGCGCTGGAGGCGGCGGGGCCCGTGGATGCAGTCTATCTCGACTTGCACGGTGCTATGGTCACCGAGCACCTGGAAGATGGCGAGGGCGAGCTTTTGGCCCGCTTGCGACAGGCCGTCGGGGCTAACACCCCCCTGGTGGCGAGCCTTGACTTGCATGCCAATGTTAGCCCGCGCATGCTGACCGAAAGCGACGCGTTGGTCAGTTATCAAACCTATCCCCATGTTGATATGGCAGAGACCGGTGCCCGCACGCACACGCTGCTCACGCGCTTGGGTGAAGGCAATCGGCCGGCCAAGACCATGCGCCAGGCGGACTACCTGATGCCACTCGTCTGGCAGTGCACTGACATGGAGCCTGCGCGCGGGCTGGCGGCGCGATGTCGCGAGCTAGCGGTGGGCGAGGGCGTCCGGTCGATGTCCCTGGCTTACGGCTTTCCGCCTGCCGACATACACGATTGTGGTCCGGCCGTGCTGGCCTATGCCGATGACCAGACAACGGCCGACGCCGTCGCCGATGCGCTGGCTGAAGCTATTACTGTGGCGGAACCCGGCTTTGCTGGACATATCTACGCGCCGGTCGAGGCCGCAGCGCTCGCCCGCGCCCCTACCAGGCGCCCGCTGATCATGGCGGATACCCAGGACAATCCGGGTGCCGGTGCAGCATCCGACACCGTCGGCATGGTGCGAGCGCTGCTTACCGCCGAGGTCACCGATGTGGTGTTAGGACTGCTCTACGACCCTCAAACGGCGGCCCAGGCCCACGCTGCAGGCCTCAGCGGCATCATCCGGGTCAAGCTCGGTGCCGGAAGCGCCTGGGAAGGCGAGGTACCTTTTGTCGGCAAGGCCGAGGTGGTCGCCCTCGGCGACGGCGACTTCAAAGCCACGGGGCCGATGTTCGTCGGCTCGCGGATGCGGCTCGGGCCGATGGCGGCGCTGCAAATTGGTGGTTTGACGGTCGTGGTCTCCTCGCAGCGCATGCAAGCGGCGGATCAGGCCATGTTCCGTCATCTCGGCATCGAGCCCGCCGATCATACCGCGCTGGTGCTCAAGAGCTCGGTGCATTTTCGCGCCGACTTCACGCCGATCGCAGGCGAGATCATCGTCGTGGCCAGTCCCGGGCCTAACCCGGTCGATCATCTGGCACTTGACTATCGGCGTCTGCGGCCAGGCCTGCGTCTAGTGCCACTTGGGCCGGCATACAACGGTTAACGAGCAACAGCCCGGCGAAGATTAAACCATGCCGAGGGCGTGATAGGGCCGTGGCGCCTCGCCAAAAAAACCATGCCAAGAACCGTCGTGAAGAGCGGCATCAGATGTGGGAACATGGCGCTGCGGTCGGCGCCGATCCTAGCGATGTCGCTCATGTCGCGCTCTCTAGCTCACACCACACCGGGGTATGGTCAGAAGCCTTGCTCTTGCCGCGTGGTACCATGTCTATATCGCAAGCGTTCAGGCGATCAGCCGCTTGAGGCGATAGCAGCAGATGGTCAATGCGCAAACCCCGGTCGCTCTCGAAGGCACGACGCTGGTAGTCCCAGAAGCTGTAGCGCCCGGTCTCGGCATGCAGGGCACGGAAGGCCTCCGTATAACCGAGGTTGAGAATTTTCCGGAAGGCCCGGCGCGTATCGAGGCGGAACAAGGCATCCTCGGCCCAGCCAGCGGGATCATAGACATCGCCCGGCGCAGGGATAACGTTGTAATCACCGGCCAGCACCACCGGCTCTTCCGATGTCAGCAGGCTCGCCGCATACTCGCGAAGCCGTACCATCCAAGCCAGCTTGTAAGGATATTTCTCGCTGTCGACCGGATTGCCGTTTGGCAGGTAGATAGAGGCGACTCGGACCCCGTCAGCGCCAGCATCGACCCAGGCCTCGACATAGCGTGCCTGCTTGTCCGTCTCGTCGCCGGGCAGGCGCTCGACAATATCTTGCAGGGGAAAGCGCGAGAGGATGGCGACTCCGTTGTATGATTTCTGCCCGACCACGGCGCAGACGTAGCCGCGCTCCTCGATCTCCAGCGCCGGAAAGCTCTCCGCCACCGTTTTGATTTCCTGCAACAGCAGCACGTCGGGAACCGCTTCATCGAGCCAGGCAAGCAGGTTTGGTAAGCGCGCCCTGACCGAATTGACGTTCCAGGTGGCGATGCGCACCCCTCAGTCCTCGAGCCGGCTTGCACGCTCTTCCGGCGTTACACTGCGATAGTTCTCCTTTTCGTTCTGTACACAGCCCGCCATCTCGGTCGTTCTCGACCCGAAACCGTATTCGGCGCAGTGCTTCTGTAAGCGGGTCAGACGCTCATCCTCGACATTGGCGCAAATGGCAGACAGAAGAGTGATTCTCAGGCACACAAAACTCATTTTCAGGCTCCCCGCGCCTTCGCGACAGTTAGCATATCGTAGCGTGATTCTTGGGTCCGAACACAGCCGGAAACCAAGAATTGATGGGTTTCTCGTGACACCGGTCAGGAATTCGAAGCGAATCCGGACCACTATGTGACCCGCACCACTGTCGTCGGCGCTCGTACCCCCTGCATTCTTTCCAACGGAAGAAGCAAAACCGGATCGCATGGAAGTTTAAAATGTTTGTCAGCAAGACCATCACGGACCTGAAGGACACCGGCACCCGTCTCGCGCAACATGCGTGCAGTTTTTTAGGCGTCGCGGTCTGCACCCCGATCGACCATCAGATCTACACACTGGCCCCAAGACACCAGCTTGCAAGGCGGCACTGCTGCCACCCTGCTGGTCCCGCAAGCTGATCGTTGCCGGCCTGACCCCGAGGGGATCTATCTCTGGGTCTGCCGCGCCCAAGAGCGCCTCCCCGCCGACAGCGGTTGACCGCCCTCCAGCCACTCCCTATTGTCCGCTCGCTTGAGCCCGTAGCTCAGTTGGTAGAGCACCTGACTTTTAATCAGGTTGTCGTTGGTTCGAAACCAACCGGGCTCACCAATTAAAATGAAGACTTGGCGAAAAGGCACTGGAGCCGAGTATTGGCCCACCTCGGACCTTTTTCCCGTCGTTGACGCAGTCGACTGGGACAGGTGGGGAATCGTTGACTCAAAAGAATTAGAGGCCAGCGTTCCAGCTGGCCTCCAACGGAACTTGCTCTACATAGGCGGCGAAGAGATTACTCCGCTGCCTGGCCGGTGATAGCCACCTCGACCAACGTGTCGGAGAAGGTGGGCGCATTCCCATAGTCGGCAAAAGCCGGCGGGATGATCGGTCATGGCTACTTCTAGCTGTTCTCCGCAGTGGGCTTAAGCACCCAAACGAACAGTGCAGTTGCCAACAAGGCGCCCACGATCTGCGCCACGATAAAGGCCGGGGTATCGGTCGGGCGGATCCCTGTAAAAGTAGTTGTGAAGGAACGTGCGAAGGTCACGGCCGGATTGGCAAACGAGGTCGAGGAGGTGAACCAATAGCCGGCCGTGATGAACAGGCCGACGGCATAGGGTACGGCCTCGGGTCGCGCCCGCAGACAACCGAGAATCGTTGCCACGAGTCCGAAGGCAGCCACCATCTCGGCCACCACCTGGCCCGAGCCCGCACGCTCTTTGATGCCAAGGCTGAGAATCGGCTCGGAGAACATGAAATGGGCCAGCGCGACACCGAGCACAGCGGCAACAGCCTGGCACAGCACATAGGCGGCCGCATCGCCTGGTGGGATCGCCTTTTGCACGGCGAAGGAGAGGGTGACGGCTGGATTGAAATGAGCGCCCGATATGGGCCCGAAGACCAGAATTAGCACCGCCAGGATGGCGCCTGTCGCGATCGTATTGCCGAGCAGGGCTATAGCCACATTACCGCCTGCCAGGCTTTCCCCCATGATGCCAGAGCCGACCACGGTTGCGAGCAGAAACGCCGTGCCGACAAACTCGGCGATCAGGCGTTGTGACAACGAATAGCGCATCAGACGAGCGCCCGGAAGAAGACCTCGGGCGCCACATTGCCGCCTGACAGCACCACGACCACGGTCCTGTCCCGGCAATCCAGCTTACCGCTGAGCGCAGCCGCCAGCGCCACCGCACCACCCGGCTCGAGAACGATCTTGAGATGGCGGAACGCCACGGCGATAGCGGCAAGTGCTTCCTCGTCATTGACCATAATACCCTCCGATAGCGTATTCCGATTGATGGCGAAGGTAAGCTCACCTGGCTCCGGCGCCAGCAGCGCATCGCAGATGGAGCGGGCTTCCAGATCATTAGCCTTACGCTCGCCCACCACCAGCGAGCGAGCCGTATCGTCGAACCCTTGCGGCTCAACCGGATGGACGGCAATGCCCGGCAGATGGTCAATGAGCGCAAGCGACGTGCCGGCGATCAGCCCACCGCCCCCGCAACTGACCAATGCGGCGTCCGGCCTAAGCCCGAGCGCGGTAGCTTGCGCCGCGACTTCCAGGCCTACGGTCCCCTGGCCGGCTATGATCCAGGGATCGTCATAGGGGCGAACAATGGTAGCGCCGCGGTCCTTGGCCAGCGCCGCACCGATATCCTCGCGGCTTTCGTTGTAGCGGTCGTACGAGACAACCTCCGCGCCAAGCGCACGCGTATTCTCAACTTTCGGCGGTGGTGCGTCCGAAGGCATGACGATCGTCGCGGGGACACCTAGCAAGGTCGCTGCAGCAGCCACGCCCTGTGCGTGATTACCCGACGACCAGGCCACCACGCCATTGCCGCGCTCGGCCTCGGGAATGCGGCTGATGCAGTTGTAGGCGCCACGGAACTTGAACGAGCCAGTGCGCTGCAACGGCTCAGCCTTCAAAAGCAGGCAACCGCCGACCATCGCATCGATGGCTGGTGCATTGAGTAGCGGCGTGGCCACGGCGTGGCCGCGCAAACGCCGCGCAGCATCGACTATATCATCGATCTGAGGCAGACCATTCAACATGGTCACTGGGTGGTATGGCCGAGCATCTCTGCCATCAGAGTAAGCTTCGGCCTGTCCCCGCGTCCGGCAAGCAAGACACTGTATACTTGTGTACTCTCAAGGACGCGCTGAACATAGTTGTGGGTTTCTCTAAAGGGAATTTCCTCTATCCAATCGATGACATCGATACTGGGCGAGCGGGGATCACCATTGCGACGAAGCCACTGACGGACACGGCTGGGACCGGCATTGTAGGCGGCAAAGGCAAGCACGTAAGACCCGCTGAATCTCGTTAGTTGCTCTGCCAGATACGTGCTGCCAAGCTTCAGACTGTACGCTGGATCGTCGAGCAGGCGGTGCGGCTCGTATGCGATGCCCAATTTTCCCGCCACCAGCTTGGCAGTGGCGGGCATGAGCTGAAAAAGGCCGCGTGCGCCGACGCGGCTGACGGCCCCAGGATTCATCTCGCTTTCCTGGCGCGCCAGCGCCAACATCACCGCGAGTTTGGGCGCCCCCGCCTCGGACGCCCATTGGGTGAAGACCTTGGGCACGGGATAGGCAGCATCCAGCACCATGACGCCGTCGCGTTGGGCCCGCTTAGCAGCGCGAATCGCGATATGTGACTGGTCGTAATCGAGTGGGATTCTGGCAATTCGTATGCGCTCCAGCGGCGTCGACGCCTGATCGAGTGTATGCGCCAGCACAAGGCTTACAAGCTTATCCTCACCGAGCTCGCCTAGTAGGCGCGCCAGGCGAATCTGCTCGCGGGCCTCGAAGTCGGCCGCAGTTTGCGGGCGTATGGTCGCCGGCAAGCGAAGCACGCTACGGCTAAGGGCGATGGTGGCGAGTTGGCCGTAATAGCTCGTCGGACGCGAGGCAGCCCTTTGATACCAGATGGCCGCATCAGAGCTGTTTCCGTCCGCAGAGGCAGCGCGGGCCGCCCAATATGCGGCACGGCCGACACTGATCGGAAGTTTAACCACATTGTGCATGGCAACGAAGTGCCCGAACGCAGTTTTTGGTTGACTCAGGTGGCGCAGTGCCAACCAACCAGCTAGCCACTCCGCCTCCGCCACGCCGGCGGCTCGCGTCTGCCTATGGGCTGCGATGATGCGGTAGGCCTCCGCATAGCGCCCACCGGTCATCGCCTTGCGCGTCAGAGTCATGCGTTGCTTGAGCCATTGGCGCTCATCACCAAGTTCAGCAGGGGGGCTGGACAGCAGTGCCATCGCACCACTGTCATTGCCGTGGTTCTGGCGCCAACGTATGCGCTCGTAGAGCAGGCCTGGATCCGTGAGGAGAGTCGGCGGCACCTGTCTCACGGCAGCGTCAACCCCGAAGACGCCCCTGATCAAGGCGATACGGGCCTTGGCCAGCAGGCGATGGTCCTCGTCAAGATAGGGCAAGACCCGTCGCGCCACTGTGACCTGCTGGCGCCAAAGCAGCCGATCGATACGCGCCCAATGATCGGCGGGGCGTAATAGAGCGGCATGCTCGCGGATGAGTTTGCTTTCGATAGCGCTATCGAAATTGTGTCTGGCCCAAGCCTCGCGCAGCAGCGCCGCGCCACCTACGCCATCACCGCTGGCAATGAGCGCGCTGCCGAGGCGGTATTTGCCATGGCCGGTGAGCGGCGGCAGTTGTGAGAACCAGGCGACCACTACGGACGGCGCGAGGTCGGCAGGCATGGCGTCCTCGCCGCGCCGGCGAATGGGCGCCAGTCCGGGCCAATCCGAATTGGCAGCCAGAAAACCGGTCACTTCCGCAAAAGTCGAGGGCTTCTCCCTCAGGCGCAGCGTGCGCCAGACCACAAGCTTAGCAACAAGCGGATCGGATGCCGTCGCCGCCTCAGCACGGGCGGTTTCCCAGTTGCCCCTGTTAATGGCCTGCATGGCCCGGTGGGCAATAGTCAAGTCTGCGCCATCGACGGGGTCCGGTGGATGGGCGACCACATCTGGCACCACTATCACAGCCATCACGGCAAGCATGCCTAGCCACCCACCCCGTAATCTCGCCATGCTTCACCTCGCCTGTTGTCTTCGCAGTATAGCGGAACCCCCAGCACGGCAGGGTTTCAAATGCGCTTGAGGGGGCGTATGATTCGCTCTTCTTGCAAGATTTTTACCGCTACTCCGCCTCTGCGGGACAGGAGACGGCCATGTTCAAAGGATCGATTACTGCGCTCATTACCCCGTTCGCAAACGGGAAGGTAGCGGAGAAAGCGTTTCAGAAATTCGTCGACTGGCAGATCCAGCAGGGTGCTCATGGCGTCGTGCCGTGCGGGACGACGGGCGAATCGCCGACCTTGAGCCATACCGAGCACCGGCGCGTTACCGAGCTTTGCATCGAGACAGTAGCTGGGCGTGTGCCGGTGATTGCCGGCACCGGCTCAAACTCAACCGAGGAATCAGCCAGCCTGACGAAGCACGCCCATCAGATGGGGGCTGACGCGGCGCTGGTAGTCACGCCCTATTACAACAAGCCCACACAAGCTGGACTGTACGCGCATTTCGAGAACGTAGCCGCGAGTGCCGACATCCCAATCATCATTTACAACATTCCCGGCCGCTCTGTGGTCAACATGAGCATCGAGACTATGGCTAGGTTGGCCGAGATTCCCAACATCATAGGCGTCAAGGACGCCACCGCAGATCTCACACGACCGATGCTGGAGCGCCTGGCGATCGGTGACGCCTTCTGCCTGCTTTCTGGTGAGGATGGCACGGCGCTCGCTTATCTCTCTCATGGCGGCCATGGCTGTATCTCAGTGACGGCTAACATCGCACCGGCCTTGTGCGCAGCGGTGCACGAGGCTTGGCAGGCGGGCGATCCCGCAAAGGCGCTGTCCCTCCATGATACGCTCATGCCCCTGCATGATGCCTTGTTCGTGGAAACCAGCCCGGCACCGGTGAAGCATGCTGCAGGTTTACTTGGCCTTTGCTCGCCCGAGCTCAGACTGCCGATGGTCAATATCGGCGAGGCCACCGCTGACGGCGTGGCGGCGGCGTTGAAGTCAGCGGGTCTGCTTGGCGAGGGTGTTACCCGGTGGCGGGTAGCGACGTAACTCACAGGGCGGTCGCCCAGAATCGCAAGGCGCGGCACGACTATTTCATCGAGGACAGCCTCGAAGCGGGCCTGGTGCTGGTCGGCACCGAGGTCAAGTCGATGCGTGCTGGGCGTGCCAGTCTTGGTGATTCCTATGCCGAGGCACGCGACGGTGAGATGTTTCTACTCAACGCTAACATCTCCCGCTATCCGGCGGCCAATCGCCAAAATCACGAGCCGATGCGGCCTCGCAAACTGCTCCTGCACCGGCGCGAGATCGCGCGGTTATCAGGCCTCGTGCAGCGTCAGGGCTATACGCTGGTGCCGCTCAAGCTCTATTTCAACGACCGCGGTCGTGCCAAGGTAGAGATTGGTATTGCGCGCGGTCGCAAGCAACATGACAAGCGCGAGCGTGAAAAAGAGCGGAGCTGGCAGCGCGAAAAAGGGCGCCTGATGCGTGAGAGAGGGTAATCATGACGAGGTGGATCATGGCGATCTGCCTGGGCCTGCTGACGTTGGGCTCGGCGAATGCAGAGGGGTCCGGGTTTGACTTCAATTTTACCTCGATCGAAGGCGAACCCATGCCGATGTCGCAATATCGTGGGCGACCGGTGTTGCTCGTCAATACGGCGTCGTTTTGCGGCTTCACACATCAATACGAGGCTTTGCAGGCCCTGTGGGAAACCTATCGCGATCGTGGTTTGATCGTGCTCGGCGTGCCGTCGAACGATTTCGGCGACCAGGAACCTCACGGCGAAGCTGCGATCAAA is a window of Alphaproteobacteria bacterium DNA encoding:
- a CDS encoding M48 family metalloprotease, translated to MTGRRYMAVALVALSICATGDGQLVANDYLPDLISEVDEARIGAEQHDQILAEFGGAYDDPKIAAYVDSIGQFLALTSERPNVKFTFTVLNSPIVNAFALPGGYIYVSRGLLALAGDEAELAGVIAHEIGHVAARHGAQRMSSGIMAQLGLGLLSILTDSPELSGIAQLGAMAAIQGYSRDQEFEADMLGVHYLERAGFDTEAMASFLAKMRAHSEVEGRIAGHSGSGDQFDIFATHPRTAERVRRAVQAANVSRVAQPIVGREIYLNKINGMLFGDDPGQGVVRGRQFLHPDLGFRFEAPPDFSLLNGQTQVLGRGPDGAILVFDADSRPDGRPMTGYLQDIWAEGTPVRELQRFYVDNREAATAMVRLDLNGQPADARLIAIGFDSTVIYRFVFLTPTTVTAHFYPLFRETVYSFRGLSASEADAIRPHRLVLHWVRGGETSAQIASRMPSDRYALARFLVLNGLYPNQALGQGWMLKTVVE
- a CDS encoding M81 family metallopeptidase, whose product is MRIAVGGFLHETNTFAPNKASFADFEAADGWPALTQGEALPKAVAGMNLAVAGFLETAYAAGDSLAPLLWCAAVPSAQVKKDAFERITAMLLAALEAAGPVDAVYLDLHGAMVTEHLEDGEGELLARLRQAVGANTPLVASLDLHANVSPRMLTESDALVSYQTYPHVDMAETGARTHTLLTRLGEGNRPAKTMRQADYLMPLVWQCTDMEPARGLAARCRELAVGEGVRSMSLAYGFPPADIHDCGPAVLAYADDQTTADAVADALAEAITVAEPGFAGHIYAPVEAAALARAPTRRPLIMADTQDNPGAGAASDTVGMVRALLTAEVTDVVLGLLYDPQTAAQAHAAGLSGIIRVKLGAGSAWEGEVPFVGKAEVVALGDGDFKATGPMFVGSRMRLGPMAALQIGGLTVVVSSQRMQAADQAMFRHLGIEPADHTALVLKSSVHFRADFTPIAGEIIVVASPGPNPVDHLALDYRRLRPGLRLVPLGPAYNG
- the xth gene encoding exodeoxyribonuclease III, with translation MRIATWNVNSVRARLPNLLAWLDEAVPDVLLLQEIKTVAESFPALEIEERGYVCAVVGQKSYNGVAILSRFPLQDIVERLPGDETDKQARYVEAWVDAGADGVRVASIYLPNGNPVDSEKYPYKLAWMVRLREYAASLLTSEEPVVLAGDYNVIPAPGDVYDPAGWAEDALFRLDTRRAFRKILNLGYTEAFRALHAETGRYSFWDYQRRAFESDRGLRIDHLLLSPQAADRLNACDIDMVPRGKSKASDHTPVWCELESAT
- a CDS encoding MIP/aquaporin family protein, which gives rise to MRYSLSQRLIAEFVGTAFLLATVVGSGIMGESLAGGNVAIALLGNTIATGAILAVLILVFGPISGAHFNPAVTLSFAVQKAIPPGDAAAYVLCQAVAAVLGVALAHFMFSEPILSLGIKERAGSGQVVAEMVAAFGLVATILGCLRARPEAVPYAVGLFITAGYWFTSSTSFANPAVTFARSFTTTFTGIRPTDTPAFIVAQIVGALLATALFVWVLKPTAENS
- a CDS encoding threonine/serine dehydratase → MLNGLPQIDDIVDAARRLRGHAVATPLLNAPAIDAMVGGCLLLKAEPLQRTGSFKFRGAYNCISRIPEAERGNGVVAWSSGNHAQGVAAAATLLGVPATIVMPSDAPPPKVENTRALGAEVVSYDRYNESREDIGAALAKDRGATIVRPYDDPWIIAGQGTVGLEVAAQATALGLRPDAALVSCGGGGLIAGTSLALIDHLPGIAVHPVEPQGFDDTARSLVVGERKANDLEARSICDALLAPEPGELTFAINRNTLSEGIMVNDEEALAAIAVAFRHLKIVLEPGGAVALAAALSGKLDCRDRTVVVVLSGGNVAPEVFFRALV
- a CDS encoding lytic transglycosylase domain-containing protein; amino-acid sequence: MARLRGGWLGMLAVMAVIVVPDVVAHPPDPVDGADLTIAHRAMQAINRGNWETARAEAATASDPLVAKLVVWRTLRLREKPSTFAEVTGFLAANSDWPGLAPIRRRGEDAMPADLAPSVVVAWFSQLPPLTGHGKYRLGSALIASGDGVGGAALLREAWARHNFDSAIESKLIREHAALLRPADHWARIDRLLWRQQVTVARRVLPYLDEDHRLLAKARIALIRGVFGVDAAVRQVPPTLLTDPGLLYERIRWRQNHGNDSGAMALLSSPPAELGDERQWLKQRMTLTRKAMTGGRYAEAYRIIAAHRQTRAAGVAEAEWLAGWLALRHLSQPKTAFGHFVAMHNVVKLPISVGRAAYWAARAASADGNSSDAAIWYQRAASRPTSYYGQLATIALSRSVLRLPATIRPQTAADFEAREQIRLARLLGELGEDKLVSLVLAHTLDQASTPLERIRIARIPLDYDQSHIAIRAAKRAQRDGVMVLDAAYPVPKVFTQWASEAGAPKLAVMLALARQESEMNPGAVSRVGARGLFQLMPATAKLVAGKLGIAYEPHRLLDDPAYSLKLGSTYLAEQLTRFSGSYVLAFAAYNAGPSRVRQWLRRNGDPRSPSIDVIDWIEEIPFRETHNYVQRVLESTQVYSVLLAGRGDRPKLTLMAEMLGHTTQ
- the dapA gene encoding 4-hydroxy-tetrahydrodipicolinate synthase, with translation MFKGSITALITPFANGKVAEKAFQKFVDWQIQQGAHGVVPCGTTGESPTLSHTEHRRVTELCIETVAGRVPVIAGTGSNSTEESASLTKHAHQMGADAALVVTPYYNKPTQAGLYAHFENVAASADIPIIIYNIPGRSVVNMSIETMARLAEIPNIIGVKDATADLTRPMLERLAIGDAFCLLSGEDGTALAYLSHGGHGCISVTANIAPALCAAVHEAWQAGDPAKALSLHDTLMPLHDALFVETSPAPVKHAAGLLGLCSPELRLPMVNIGEATADGVAAALKSAGLLGEGVTRWRVAT
- the smpB gene encoding SsrA-binding protein SmpB encodes the protein MAGSDVTHRAVAQNRKARHDYFIEDSLEAGLVLVGTEVKSMRAGRASLGDSYAEARDGEMFLLNANISRYPAANRQNHEPMRPRKLLLHRREIARLSGLVQRQGYTLVPLKLYFNDRGRAKVEIGIARGRKQHDKREREKERSWQREKGRLMRERG
- a CDS encoding glutathione peroxidase; this encodes MTRWIMAICLGLLTLGSANAEGSGFDFNFTSIEGEPMPMSQYRGRPVLLVNTASFCGFTHQYEALQALWETYRDRGLIVLGVPSNDFGDQEPHGEAAIKDFCDANYQVDFPMTTKQVVKGEGAHPLYRWIAERLGASAAPRWNFHKYLLDRNGAAIGAWPSQVAPLDTKIVEAVERAL